A DNA window from Danio aesculapii chromosome 14, fDanAes4.1, whole genome shotgun sequence contains the following coding sequences:
- the LOC130241019 gene encoding uncharacterized protein LOC130241019 encodes MDVTCKYWPYLERVAKSCPELQHLLNMKPFLSVFHAKAHDFKCEVKWSGAYQDGAGLTLGEEVEQCNAFLSRIAVTTKHMSKAGRTDMLTLMAMRWNQQKFNNLATTLTRRYQKTTKALQSQVQNLESLKVELAVTESQLEDWVNDVKEWADATTTTATNDVDALASRIEVLVASVKRRSQRLYKDTDGNKGRARIRRKIREEKAILTSVVEKYNRMVPNTDTLCLETILSGETAWPWQLPHSDSVDLRTKRKAFDIIMSVRRLQEEQKILVAEMDHHWKYLSTRAETLRELSCLFASETLKNSQCGLSEEGLKGLQSIIHRKLHKIRAMRVQARECYLKVLSGAENFLNLSSADDSDSDFEISGDEL; translated from the exons atGGATGTGACCTGCAAATATTGGCCGTACCTCGAAAGAGTTGCAAAAAGCTGCCCAGAGCTCCAGCACCTTCTTAACATGAAGCCCTTCCTTTCAGTTTTCCATGCCAAAGCTCATGATTTTAAATGCGAG GTGAAATGGAGTGGGGCATATCAGGATGGTGCTGGTTTAACACTAGGGGAGGAGGTGGAACAGTGCAATGCATTTCTCTCTAGGATTGCAGTGACCACAAAACACATGTCCAAAGCAG GACGCACAGACATGCTGACTCTCATGGCCATGCGCTGGAATCAGCAAAAGTTCAACAATTTGGCCACCACACTGACCCGTCGATATCAGAAA ACCACAAAAGCTTTACAAAGCCAGGTGCAAAACCTGGAATCCCTAAAAGTCGAACTGGCAGTAACAGAGAGCCAGTTGGAAGATTGGGTCAATGATGTAAAGGAGTGGGCAGACG caacaacaacaacagccacAAATGATGTTGATGCCTTGGCCAGCCGAATTGAGGTGCTGGTGGCAAGTGTCAAGAGGCGTTCACAGCGTCTCTATAAAGATACAGATGGCAACAAAGGTCGTGCCAGGATCCGCCGCAAGATAAGGGAGGAAAAGGCGATTCTGACATCagttgtagaaaaatacaacagaaTGGTTCCAAACACAGACACTCTGTGCTTGGAAACCATTTTGTCTGGTGAGACAGCTTGGCCATGGCAGCTGCCACACAGTG ACTCTGTTGACCTAAGGACAAAAAGAAAGGCATTTGACATTATCATGTCAGTAAGACGTCTTCAGGAGGAGCAGAAGATTCTTGTTGCAGAGATGGACCACCATTGGAAATATCTTTCAACACGTGCTGAGACCCTCAGAGAACTGTCCTGCTTGTTTGCCTCTGAGACACTGAAAA ATTCGCAATGTGGCCTCAGTGAAGAGGGTTTAAAAGGTCTGCAGAGCATCATCCACAGAAAGCTGCATAAAATCAGAGCTATGCGGGTGCAAGCAAGAGAGTGTTACCTGAAAGTTTTGTCTGGAGCAGAGAACTTCTTAAACCTGTCATCAGCTGATGACAGTGACAGTGACTTCGAAATTTCTGGTGACGAACTGtaa